The Kluyvera intermedia genome window below encodes:
- the minE gene encoding cell division topological specificity factor MinE, translating to MALLDFFLSRKKATANIAKERLQIIVAERRRSDAEPHYLPQLRKDILEVICRYVQIDPEMVTVQLEQKDGDISILELNVTLPEAEESKS from the coding sequence ATGGCATTACTCGACTTTTTTCTCTCACGGAAAAAGGCTACCGCCAACATTGCTAAAGAACGCCTGCAAATCATTGTCGCGGAACGCCGCCGCAGTGATGCAGAACCGCACTATCTGCCGCAGTTAAGGAAGGACATCCTGGAAGTAATCTGTCGATATGTACAGATTGACCCAGAGATGGTCACGGTGCAGTTAGAGCAAAAAGACGGGGATATTTCGATTCTGGAACTCAACGTCACGCTACCGGAAGCAGAAGAGTCTAAATCCTGA
- the minD gene encoding septum site-determining protein MinD — protein sequence MARIIVVTSGKGGVGKTTSSAAIATGLAQKGKKTVVIDFDIGLRNLDLIMGCERRVVYDFVNVIQGDATLNQALIKDKRTENLFILPASQTRDKDALTREGVEKVLADLETMEFDFVVCDSPAGIETGALMALYFADEAIITTNPEVSSVRDSDRILGILASKSRRAEKGEEPIKEHLLLTRYNPGRVNKGDMLSMEDVLEILRIKLVGVIPEDQSVLRASNQGEPVILDAVSDAGKAYADTVDRLLGEERPFRFIEEEKKGFLKRLFGG from the coding sequence ATGGCACGCATTATTGTTGTGACTTCAGGTAAAGGGGGCGTGGGTAAAACCACCTCCAGCGCGGCCATCGCGACTGGTTTGGCGCAGAAGGGAAAGAAAACGGTCGTTATTGATTTTGATATCGGTCTGCGTAACCTTGACCTGATCATGGGTTGCGAACGTCGCGTTGTTTATGATTTCGTTAACGTTATTCAGGGTGATGCCACGCTGAATCAGGCATTAATCAAAGATAAACGCACCGAAAATCTTTTTATCCTTCCCGCTTCTCAGACTCGCGATAAAGATGCGCTGACCCGTGAAGGGGTCGAGAAAGTCCTCGCAGATCTGGAAACGATGGAATTCGACTTCGTAGTTTGCGATTCGCCCGCAGGGATCGAAACTGGCGCACTGATGGCGCTGTATTTCGCCGATGAAGCCATTATCACCACAAACCCGGAAGTCTCATCTGTCCGCGACTCCGACCGCATCTTGGGTATTTTGGCGTCAAAATCACGCCGTGCGGAAAAAGGTGAAGAACCCATTAAAGAACACCTATTGTTAACGCGCTATAACCCTGGCCGCGTCAACAAAGGCGATATGCTGAGCATGGAAGATGTGCTGGAAATTCTGCGCATTAAATTGGTCGGCGTGATTCCAGAAGATCAGTCCGTGCTGCGCGCCTCAAACCAGGGCGAGCCGGTTATCCTGGATGCAGTGTCTGACGCGGGCAAAGCCTACGCTGATACTGTAGATCGTCTGTTGGGAGAAGAACGTCCTTTCCGCTTCATTGAAGAAGAGAAGAAAGGTTTCCTCAAACGCCTGTTCGGAGGATAA
- the minC gene encoding septum site-determining protein MinC: protein MSNTPIELKGSSFTLSVVHLHDAKPEVIRQALEDKVAQAPAFFRHAPVVVNVSRLEEFTQWRAIQQAIMAAGLRIVGVSGCKNPQFKAAIDQSGLPLLTEGKEKVARVQPIEVPPPAEPEPIVSSITKTRMIDTPVRSGQRIYAPNCDLIVTSHVSAGAELIADGNIHVYGMMRGRVLAGASGDREAQVFCTHLAAELVSIAGEYWLSDQIPAEFYGKAARLCLDETALTIQPLN, encoded by the coding sequence ATGTCAAACACGCCAATCGAACTTAAAGGCAGTAGCTTCACCTTATCCGTGGTTCATTTGCATGATGCAAAACCCGAGGTTATTCGTCAGGCGTTGGAAGACAAGGTTGCCCAGGCTCCGGCTTTTTTCCGTCATGCCCCCGTGGTGGTTAACGTTAGCCGCCTTGAGGAATTCACCCAATGGCGCGCAATCCAGCAGGCCATTATGGCTGCAGGTTTACGCATCGTCGGCGTTAGCGGCTGCAAGAACCCCCAATTTAAGGCTGCAATCGATCAGTCCGGCCTTCCTTTACTGACTGAAGGTAAAGAAAAAGTGGCTCGCGTGCAGCCCATTGAAGTACCGCCGCCCGCCGAGCCTGAGCCAATTGTTAGTTCGATCACAAAAACGCGAATGATTGATACGCCGGTACGTTCCGGTCAGCGCATTTATGCGCCAAACTGTGATCTGATTGTTACAAGCCACGTGAGCGCAGGCGCGGAACTTATCGCTGATGGCAACATTCATGTCTACGGCATGATGCGTGGGCGCGTTCTGGCGGGTGCAAGCGGCGACCGGGAAGCACAAGTATTTTGTACCCACCTTGCGGCGGAGCTGGTCTCTATCGCAGGGGAATATTGGCTGAGCGATCAAATACCAGCCGAATTTTATGGCAAAGCGGCACGTCTGTGTTTAGACGAAACCGCTTTGACTATTCAACCGTTAAATTAA
- a CDS encoding YcgL domain-containing protein, whose product MFCVIYRSTKRDQTYLYVEKRDDFSRVPAELMQGFGQPQLAMVLPMDGRKKPVNADWEKVKKALVEQGYYLQIPPPPENLLKQHLATAQNKGE is encoded by the coding sequence ATGTTTTGTGTGATTTATCGTAGTACTAAACGCGATCAAACCTATTTGTATGTCGAAAAAAGGGACGATTTCTCACGTGTGCCCGCTGAACTGATGCAAGGCTTCGGTCAACCGCAGCTGGCAATGGTGCTGCCAATGGACGGACGCAAGAAACCGGTCAATGCCGATTGGGAAAAAGTGAAAAAGGCGTTAGTAGAGCAGGGGTATTATTTACAGATCCCGCCACCGCCTGAAAATCTGTTAAAGCAGCATCTGGCCACCGCACAAAATAAAGGCGAGTAG
- a CDS encoding fumarylacetoacetate hydrolase family protein: MYQHYNWQGALLDYPVSKVVCVGSNYAKHIQEMGSATPEEPVLFIKPETALCDLRQPLILPQELGSVHHEVELAVLIGATLRQATPEHVQQAIAGYGVALDLTLRDVQGKMKKAGQPWEKAKGFDNSCPISGFVPVSAFEGDPQNTTLSLTVNGDIRQQGTTADMIHKIVPLIAYMSRYFTLKPGDVVLTGTPEGVGPLHSGDELKVEFNGLSLNTRVL, translated from the coding sequence ATGTATCAGCATTATAACTGGCAGGGTGCTTTGCTGGATTATCCGGTAAGCAAAGTTGTCTGTGTTGGCAGTAATTATGCAAAACACATCCAGGAAATGGGCAGCGCCACGCCGGAAGAACCTGTCCTGTTCATTAAGCCAGAAACGGCGCTGTGCGATTTGCGTCAGCCGCTGATCCTGCCGCAGGAGCTAGGCTCTGTGCACCATGAAGTGGAGCTGGCGGTGCTTATCGGCGCGACGCTACGGCAGGCTACGCCAGAACATGTACAGCAGGCTATTGCTGGCTATGGTGTGGCGCTTGACCTCACATTGCGTGATGTACAAGGCAAAATGAAAAAGGCCGGCCAGCCGTGGGAAAAAGCGAAGGGATTTGATAACTCATGTCCGATCTCCGGTTTTGTCCCCGTTTCCGCTTTTGAAGGCGACCCGCAAAATACCACGCTGAGCCTGACGGTAAATGGCGATATTCGTCAGCAGGGAACCACCGCGGATATGATCCACAAAATCGTCCCGCTGATAGCCTATATGAGCCGCTACTTTACGCTAAAACCGGGTGATGTTGTTCTAACCGGAACGCCAGAAGGCGTTGGCCCGCTCCATAGCGGCGATGAACTGAAAGTCGAGTTTAACGGTTTATCTCTCAACACCCGCGTGCTGTAA
- a CDS encoding YcgN family cysteine cluster protein, giving the protein MSELPFWQSKTLDDMTDAEWESLCDGCGQCCLHKLMDEDTDEIYFTNVACKQLNIKTCQCRNYERRFEYEPDCIKLTRDNLPTFEWLPHTCAYRLLAEGQPLPQWHPLIAGSKAAMHGERISVRHIAVKESEVHDWQDHIMNKPEWAD; this is encoded by the coding sequence ATGAGCGAATTACCTTTCTGGCAAAGCAAAACCCTTGACGACATGACAGACGCCGAATGGGAGTCGCTGTGTGACGGCTGCGGACAGTGTTGCCTGCACAAGCTGATGGATGAAGACACCGATGAAATCTATTTCACCAATGTTGCCTGTAAACAGCTGAACATCAAAACCTGTCAGTGCCGTAACTACGAGCGCCGTTTTGAATATGAACCCGACTGCATCAAACTGACGCGTGACAACCTGCCAACCTTTGAATGGTTGCCGCACACTTGTGCCTACCGCTTGCTGGCGGAAGGACAGCCACTCCCCCAGTGGCATCCGCTGATTGCGGGTTCTAAAGCTGCAATGCACGGTGAGCGTATTTCCGTACGTCATATCGCGGTGAAAGAGTCTGAAGTGCATGACTGGCAGGATCACATCATGAATAAACCCGAATGGGCGGATTAA
- the dsbB gene encoding disulfide bond formation protein DsbB, giving the protein MLRYLNQSSRGRSAWLLMALTAFALELVALWFQHVMLLKPCVLCIYERCALFGIMGAGLVGAVAPKSPLRYVAIVIWIYSAFRGLQLAWEHTMIQLHPSPFMTCDFMARFPSWLPLDKWLPQVFVASGDCAVRQWEFLSLEMPQWLVGVFAAYLIVALLVLIAQPFKPKRRDLFGR; this is encoded by the coding sequence ATGTTGCGATATTTAAACCAGAGCTCACGTGGCCGCAGTGCCTGGTTATTAATGGCGTTAACCGCTTTTGCGCTTGAGTTGGTGGCACTATGGTTCCAGCACGTGATGCTGTTAAAGCCATGCGTACTGTGTATTTATGAGCGTTGTGCGCTGTTTGGAATTATGGGGGCGGGTTTAGTTGGCGCTGTCGCACCAAAAAGTCCATTGCGTTACGTCGCGATAGTTATCTGGATCTACAGCGCATTTCGCGGTCTGCAATTGGCGTGGGAACACACCATGATCCAATTGCACCCATCACCGTTTATGACCTGTGATTTTATGGCGCGCTTCCCAAGCTGGCTGCCGCTGGATAAATGGCTGCCGCAGGTGTTTGTCGCATCTGGCGATTGTGCAGTGCGTCAGTGGGAATTCTTATCGCTGGAGATGCCGCAGTGGCTGGTCGGCGTATTTGCTGCCTACCTGATTGTGGCGCTGCTGGTGCTGATTGCCCAACCGTTCAAACCGAAAAGACGCGACCTGTTCGGCCGCTGA
- the nhaB gene encoding Na(+)/H(+) antiporter NhaB produces MEISYGRALWRNFLGQSPDWYKLLLIIFLIINPLVFLINPFVAGWLLVVEFIFTLAMALKCYPLIPGGLLAIESVFIGMTSANHVRDEIAANLEVLLLLIFMVAGIYFMKQLLLFIFTRLLLNIRSKRLLSIAFCLAAAFLSAFLDALTVVAVIISVAVGFYSIYHRVVTSRSDDDDLLDDSHIDKHNREVLEQFRAFLRSLMMHAGVGTALGGVMTMVGEPQNLIIAKVAGWHFGEFFLRMSPVTLPVFVCGILTCFLLEKCKVFGYGAELPEPVRKILHDFDQRSSKQRSRQETLRLIVQGIIGVWLVLALALHLAEVGLIGLTVIIFATSLTGVTDEHAIGKAFTEALPFTALLTVFFAVVAVIIDQHLFAPIIDFVLQASPHAQRSLFYLFNGVLSSISDNVFVGTVYINEAKTALDNGAISLPQFELLAVAINTGTNLPSVATPNGQAAFLFLLTSALAPLIRLSYGRMVWMALPYTIVLTLVGLLCVEFTLQPSIDWLMNHGFLSLPAMTQP; encoded by the coding sequence ATGGAAATCTCTTACGGTCGCGCCCTATGGCGTAACTTTCTTGGTCAGTCCCCAGACTGGTACAAACTGCTACTGATTATTTTCTTAATCATCAATCCGTTAGTCTTTTTAATTAACCCGTTTGTCGCCGGATGGTTGTTGGTGGTGGAGTTCATTTTCACCCTGGCCATGGCGCTAAAATGTTATCCGCTGATCCCCGGTGGCTTGCTGGCTATCGAATCGGTATTTATCGGCATGACTTCAGCCAACCACGTCCGCGATGAGATTGCCGCGAATCTGGAAGTGTTGTTATTGCTGATCTTTATGGTCGCGGGTATCTATTTTATGAAACAGCTGCTGCTGTTCATCTTTACCCGTCTGCTCCTTAACATTCGCAGCAAGCGACTGTTGTCGATAGCCTTTTGCCTTGCCGCCGCCTTCTTATCCGCCTTCCTTGATGCGCTGACGGTCGTGGCGGTCATTATCAGCGTCGCGGTCGGTTTCTACAGCATCTACCATCGCGTTGTCACTTCTCGTTCTGACGATGACGATCTGCTTGACGATAGCCACATCGACAAGCACAACCGCGAAGTCCTCGAACAGTTCCGTGCCTTTTTACGCAGCCTGATGATGCATGCGGGCGTGGGCACTGCGCTTGGCGGCGTGATGACCATGGTCGGCGAACCACAGAACCTGATCATCGCTAAAGTCGCGGGCTGGCATTTTGGTGAGTTCTTCCTGCGCATGTCGCCGGTTACACTGCCAGTTTTTGTCTGCGGGATCCTGACCTGTTTCCTGTTGGAAAAATGCAAAGTGTTTGGTTACGGCGCTGAATTGCCCGAGCCGGTACGTAAGATTCTCCATGACTTTGACCAACGCAGCAGCAAGCAGCGTTCGCGTCAGGAGACCCTACGACTGATCGTGCAGGGGATCATTGGCGTCTGGCTGGTGCTCGCACTCGCGCTGCATCTGGCAGAGGTGGGCTTGATTGGTCTGACGGTGATTATTTTTGCCACGTCGTTAACCGGCGTGACCGACGAACATGCCATCGGCAAAGCCTTCACTGAAGCGCTACCGTTTACCGCCCTTCTCACGGTCTTCTTCGCCGTCGTGGCGGTGATTATCGACCAACATTTATTTGCTCCGATAATCGATTTCGTTCTCCAGGCATCACCGCATGCGCAACGTTCGCTGTTCTATCTGTTTAACGGCGTGCTGTCATCGATATCGGATAACGTATTTGTCGGCACCGTGTATATCAATGAAGCCAAAACAGCGTTGGATAACGGGGCGATTAGCCTGCCGCAATTCGAGCTACTGGCGGTCGCTATCAATACCGGAACGAACCTCCCATCGGTTGCCACCCCTAACGGCCAAGCCGCGTTCCTGTTCCTGCTGACCTCTGCATTGGCACCGTTAATCCGCCTCTCCTATGGGCGAATGGTGTGGATGGCACTGCCCTACACCATCGTGCTCACACTGGTTGGCCTGCTGTGCGTTGAGTTCACGCTACAGCCGTCCATTGACTGGCTGATGAACCATGGATTTCTGTCGCTGCCCGCCATGACACAACCCTAA
- the fadR gene encoding fatty acid metabolism transcriptional regulator FadR — protein MVIKAQSPAGFAEEYIVESIWNNRFSPGSILPAERELSELIGVTRTTLREVLQRLARDGWLTIQHGKPTKVNNFWETSGLNILETLARLDHDSVPQLIDNLLSVRTNIATIYIRTAFRQHPDKALEVLATAREVEDYADAFAELDYSIFRGLAFASGNPIYGLILNGMKGLYTRLGRHYFSSPEARSLALGFYHRLAELCEQGDHDKVYETVRRYGHDSGEIWHGMQKNLPSDLAIHGR, from the coding sequence ATGGTCATTAAGGCGCAAAGCCCAGCGGGTTTCGCTGAAGAGTATATTGTTGAGAGCATCTGGAATAACCGTTTTTCCCCTGGCTCAATTCTCCCTGCTGAACGTGAACTCTCTGAACTGATTGGCGTCACCCGCACCACCTTACGTGAGGTGTTGCAACGTCTGGCACGCGATGGTTGGTTAACCATTCAGCACGGCAAACCGACGAAAGTGAATAATTTCTGGGAAACCTCCGGGCTGAATATCCTGGAAACGCTGGCGCGTCTCGATCACGATAGCGTGCCGCAACTCATTGATAATTTGCTGTCCGTTCGCACTAATATCGCGACGATTTATATTCGTACCGCCTTCCGTCAGCATCCAGACAAAGCGCTGGAAGTCCTGGCGACGGCCCGCGAAGTGGAAGACTACGCCGACGCGTTTGCCGAACTGGATTACAGTATTTTCCGTGGCCTGGCATTTGCTTCCGGCAACCCGATCTACGGTCTGATTTTGAATGGCATGAAAGGGCTGTATACGCGACTGGGTCGCCATTACTTCTCAAGTCCTGAAGCACGCAGCCTGGCATTAGGTTTCTATCATCGTCTTGCGGAACTTTGTGAGCAGGGTGACCATGACAAAGTGTATGAGACGGTGCGCCGCTATGGTCATGACAGCGGTGAGATTTGGCACGGTATGCAGAAAAATCTGCCAAGCGACCTGGCAATTCACGGACGTTAA
- a CDS encoding SpoVR family protein, with the protein MATIDSMNQDTTRLSDGPDWTFSLLETYLAEIDRVAKLYRLDTYPHQIEVITSEQMMDAYSSVGMPINYPHWSFGKKFIETERQYKHGQQGLAYEIVINSNPCIAYLMEENTITMQALVIAHACYGHNSFFKNNYLFRSWTDASSIVDYLLFARKYITECEERYGVDEVERLLDSCHALMNYGVDRYKRPQKISLQEEKARQKSREEYLQSQVNTLWRTLPKRDEEKAVESARRYPSEPQENLLYFMEKNAPLLEPWQREILRIVRKVSQYFYPQKQTQVMNEGWATFWHYTILNHLYDEGKVTERFMLEFLHSHTNVVFQPPYNSPWYSGINPYALGFAMFQDIKRICQNPTEEDKYWFPDIAGSDWLTTLHFAMRDFKDESFISQFLSPKIMRDFRLFTVLDDDQHNYLEISAIHNEEGYREIRAQLSSQYNLSNLEPNIQVWNVDLRGDRSLTLRYVPHNRAPLDKGRREVLKHVHRLWGFDVHLEQQNADGSVELLERCPPRPNAL; encoded by the coding sequence ATGGCTACGATTGACTCGATGAATCAGGACACGACTCGTCTGAGCGATGGACCCGACTGGACGTTTTCGCTACTGGAAACCTACCTGGCAGAAATTGACCGGGTGGCAAAGCTGTACCGACTCGACACCTACCCGCATCAAATCGAAGTCATTACTTCTGAGCAGATGATGGATGCCTATTCCAGCGTCGGGATGCCGATTAACTATCCGCACTGGTCATTTGGCAAAAAATTTATTGAGACCGAGCGTCAATACAAGCACGGGCAACAGGGGCTGGCTTACGAGATAGTCATCAACTCCAATCCGTGCATCGCCTACCTGATGGAAGAGAACACCATTACTATGCAAGCGCTGGTTATTGCGCATGCGTGCTATGGTCATAACTCGTTTTTTAAAAACAACTATCTGTTCCGCAGCTGGACCGATGCCAGCTCCATCGTCGACTATCTGCTGTTTGCGCGTAAATACATTACCGAGTGCGAGGAGCGCTACGGCGTGGATGAAGTGGAACGACTGCTCGACTCCTGCCATGCGCTGATGAACTACGGCGTCGACCGTTATAAACGTCCACAGAAGATCTCGTTGCAAGAGGAGAAAGCGCGGCAGAAAAGCCGTGAAGAGTATCTGCAAAGTCAGGTCAACACGCTGTGGCGTACGTTGCCAAAACGTGACGAAGAGAAAGCCGTCGAGTCTGCTCGCCGTTATCCTTCAGAGCCGCAGGAAAACCTGCTGTACTTTATGGAGAAGAATGCGCCGCTGCTGGAGCCATGGCAGCGTGAGATCCTGCGTATCGTGCGCAAAGTTAGCCAGTATTTTTATCCGCAGAAACAGACGCAGGTGATGAACGAGGGTTGGGCAACCTTCTGGCACTACACCATCCTCAACCATCTGTACGATGAAGGTAAAGTGACCGAACGCTTTATGCTGGAGTTCCTGCATAGCCACACTAACGTGGTGTTCCAGCCACCTTATAACAGCCCCTGGTACAGCGGGATTAACCCGTATGCGCTCGGATTTGCCATGTTCCAGGATATTAAGCGCATTTGTCAGAATCCGACGGAAGAGGATAAATACTGGTTCCCGGATATTGCCGGTTCCGATTGGCTGACCACCCTACACTTCGCCATGCGTGATTTTAAAGACGAGAGCTTTATCAGCCAGTTCCTGTCACCGAAAATTATGCGTGATTTCCGTTTGTTTACCGTGCTTGATGATGATCAGCATAACTATCTGGAAATTTCGGCCATTCATAATGAAGAGGGGTATCGGGAGATTCGGGCGCAGCTTTCTTCACAGTACAACTTGAGTAATCTGGAGCCTAATATTCAGGTGTGGAATGTCGATCTGCGTGGTGACCGTTCGTTAACGCTGCGCTATGTCCCGCACAATCGCGCACCGCTGGATAAGGGACGCCGGGAGGTGCTTAAGCATGTGCATCGTCTGTGGGGATTTGATGTGCATCTGGAACAGCAGAATGCGGATGGTAGCGTTGAGCTACTGGAGCGCTGCCCGCCGAGGCCAAACGCGCTTTGA
- the dadX gene encoding catabolic alanine racemase DadX produces MSRPVLASLDLQALRNNLAIVRRAAGSARIWSVVKANAYGHGLDRVWNALRETDGFAMLNLEEAILLRERGWKGPILLLEGFFHADELELFDKYRLTTSIHSNWQLKVLQNARVHAPIDVYVKVNSGMNRLGFSPDKVSSVWQQLRAMSNVGSMTLMSHFAQAENADGVDAPMKQIEFAAEGLDCPRSLANSAATLWHPETHFDWVRPGIVLYGASPSGQWQDIANSGLKPVMTLSSEIIGIQNLKPGDAVGYGSRYRATQEQRIGIVACGYADGYPRIAANGTPVLVDGIRTGTVGAISMDMLAVDLTPCPQAGIGTPVELWGKEIKIDEVAASAGTVGYELMCAVAPRVPVVTV; encoded by the coding sequence ATGTCACGTCCCGTGCTCGCCAGCCTTGATCTGCAGGCGTTACGTAATAATTTAGCGATTGTTCGACGGGCGGCAGGTAGCGCCCGAATTTGGTCAGTGGTCAAGGCGAATGCCTATGGTCATGGGTTAGATAGGGTCTGGAATGCACTGAGAGAAACCGATGGCTTCGCGATGCTCAATCTGGAAGAGGCTATCTTACTGCGTGAACGCGGCTGGAAAGGGCCGATTCTGCTGCTTGAAGGGTTCTTCCATGCGGATGAACTGGAGCTATTTGATAAGTACCGCTTGACCACCAGTATCCACAGTAACTGGCAGCTTAAAGTGCTGCAAAATGCGCGGGTGCATGCGCCGATAGACGTGTATGTCAAAGTGAACAGCGGGATGAACCGCCTGGGATTCTCGCCGGACAAGGTGAGCAGCGTTTGGCAGCAACTTCGCGCAATGAGTAACGTCGGCTCAATGACCCTGATGTCGCATTTTGCGCAGGCAGAAAACGCCGATGGCGTTGATGCCCCAATGAAGCAAATAGAATTCGCAGCAGAAGGCCTGGATTGCCCGCGTTCTCTGGCAAACTCGGCCGCCACGTTATGGCACCCGGAAACCCATTTTGACTGGGTGCGCCCGGGGATTGTGCTGTACGGTGCATCGCCATCAGGTCAGTGGCAGGATATTGCCAACAGTGGCCTGAAGCCGGTAATGACGCTAAGCAGCGAGATTATCGGTATTCAAAATCTAAAACCGGGTGATGCGGTAGGCTACGGCAGCCGTTATCGGGCCACGCAAGAGCAGCGTATTGGCATCGTCGCCTGCGGCTATGCTGATGGTTATCCACGCATTGCCGCCAACGGCACGCCGGTGCTGGTCGACGGTATTCGGACAGGAACCGTCGGGGCTATTTCGATGGATATGCTGGCCGTTGATTTAACGCCATGCCCGCAAGCCGGTATTGGTACGCCGGTTGAGCTGTGGGGTAAGGAGATTAAGATTGATGAGGTAGCCGCGAGCGCCGGAACGGTAGGGTATGAATTGATGTGCGCCGTTGCGCCCCGCGTACCGGTTGTGACGGTGTAA
- a CDS encoding bacteriocin immunity protein, with protein MFTFKQKFEDYTEEEFIEFLNELISPDKSLKGRKLEKYWDELMDHFIVITGHPKKGDLVAYPDKPGDDEPENIVKIIKDWRKSQGLPIFKDSE; from the coding sequence ATGTTTACGTTTAAACAAAAATTCGAAGATTATACGGAAGAGGAATTTATTGAATTCCTGAATGAGTTGATAAGTCCTGACAAATCTTTAAAGGGAAGAAAACTGGAGAAATATTGGGACGAATTAATGGATCATTTTATCGTCATTACGGGGCATCCTAAGAAGGGAGACCTGGTTGCATATCCAGATAAACCGGGAGATGACGAGCCTGAGAACATCGTAAAAATTATCAAAGATTGGCGAAAATCCCAGGGGTTACCAATATTCAAGGATTCCGAATAA